One Aethina tumida isolate Nest 87 chromosome 5, icAetTumi1.1, whole genome shotgun sequence genomic window carries:
- the LOC109601398 gene encoding translation initiation factor eIF-2B subunit gamma encodes MTFQVEFQVVVLAAGRGSRMSELTTEKPKCLLPVGPKPMVWYPLHKLQTSGFTDVIMIVLENEKAEIQNTLDKSDLDIKIDYVCISENGDLGTADSLKVVHDKLTSDVLVVPCDFVTDASLKGLLDTFRKHNSTIAALLIQPQPSEVFVVPGPKSKHKPELDIIGIDSQTNRLVFLASASDYENELTLPTSLLKKHTNIVMYSHLIDSHVYVIKKWVVDYLKTLDSFNSIKGELLPHIIKKQLSKPPKAVNTNTSIINTGDNGDIFVFAKEDDLDLRIRTTSSYNDHTGDLKATYHDDPIRCYAYIAPKENFGVRLNTLPTYWWLNNKISDKWDSITGGKSLLMQHPKADIKSNQVDNKCIIWESAKLNEKTSFKNSIIGSNTEISSFSRVFNSIIMNNVTIKEKVAIENCIVCDGVTVESGCQIKNCLIGSNHLVPEQSEHSNEVLTESDRLMVI; translated from the exons ATGACGTTTCAAGTGGAATTCCAAGTGGTGGTGCTGGCAGCTGGAAGAGGGTCTCGAATGTCCGAACTGACAACAGAAAAGCCCAAATGCCTTTTACCAGTTGGCCCCAAGCCCATGGTCTGGTATCCCTTGCATAAACTGCAAACCTCAGGCTTCACAG aTGTTATAATGATCGTGCTGGAGAACGAAAAGGCCGAAATACAAAACACTCTGGACAAGTCCGACTTAGACATAAAAATCGATTATGTGTGCATCTCAGAGAATGGTGATTTGGGCACAGCTGATTCATTGAAAGTGGTTCATGACAAGCTCACTTCGGATGTGCTGGTTGTTCCATGTGATTTTGTCACTGATGCTAGTCTCAAAGGTTTGTTGGACACTTTTAGGAAGCATAATTCTACAATAGCAGCATTATTGATACAACCCCAACCTAGTGAAGTATTTGTTGTGCCTGGACCAAAATCAAAACACAAACCAG aaCTTGACATAATAGGTATTGATTCTCAGACAAATAGACTGGTATTTTTAGCATCTGCTAGTGATTATGAGAATGAACTAACACTGCCCACTAGTTTATTAAAGAAGCATACCAACATAGTAATGTACAGCCATTTAATAGATTCTCatgtttatgttattaaaaaatgggtTGTGGATTACTTGAAAACTCTTGACTCATTTAATTCAATCAAGGGGGAGTTACTACCTCACATCATCAAAAAACAACTTTCAAAGCCTCCTAAAGCTGTTAATACTAATACTTCCATTATTAATACag GCGATAATGgtgatatttttgtctttGCTAAAGAAGATGATCTAGATTTGCGTATTAGAACCACATCATCATATAATGATCACACAGGTGACCTTAAGGCAACGTATCATGATGATCCAATTAGGTGTTATGCTTACATTGCACCTAAAGAAAACTTTGGGGTTAGACTTAATACATTGCCCACTTATTGGTGGTTAAATAATAAG ATTTCAGATAAATGGGACTCAATTACAGGTGGCAAAAGTTTGCTTATGCAACATCCCAAAGCAGACATTAAATCTAATCAAGTGgacaataaatgtattatttgggAATCAGCCAAGTTAAATGAGAAgacttcttttaaaaatagtattatagGAAGTAACACTGAAATTAGTAGTTTTAGCAGAGTTTTCAATAGTATTATTATGAACAATGTGACTATAAAAGAAAA GGTTGCCATTGAAAACTGCATAGTTTGTGATGGTGTTACAGTGGAAAGTGGATGTCagatcaaaaattgtttgattggAAGCAATCATTTAGTCCCAGAGCAATCTGAACATTCAAATGAAGTTTTAACAGAATCTGACAGGCTTATGGTGATTTAA